In Hypomesus transpacificus isolate Combined female chromosome 25, fHypTra1, whole genome shotgun sequence, one DNA window encodes the following:
- the LOC124487026 gene encoding uncharacterized protein LOC124487026: MSDDSESIDVPRQTVLPPFSSPLRTLYHPSFMSVYLAAGSNRYPWPSSNQTITAMTPLEFFYTDHNMCPGRRVPNIISEMQVFKCFRLNTPPPVMSACPAPPARPDPFRSGSYPTRDLGCSTWRRNPNYCHQADRPRPRSKKSQSVIELTLEEDQAITNLLTLHHQQHIHTDGLPVHAIQKDLHENGVLSVANMTPDHQTSLSHTPLDQSAVTEGMRASHRDRPLHSVAIFRGERHRETLGSSVEMEAADALLRLGEN; the protein is encoded by the exons ATGAGCGACGACAGTGAAAGTATAGAT GTCCCGAGGCAAACTGTCCTCCCACCATTCTCCAGCCCTCTCCGGACCCTCTACCATCCCTCCTTTATGTCCGTATACCTGGCAGCCGGCTCAAATCGGTACCCATGGCCGTCTTCTAACCAGACAA TTACAGCCATGACCCCCTTGGAATTCTTCTACACCGACCACAATATGTGCCCTGGGAGAAGAGTCCCCAACATAATCAGTGAAATGCAG GTTTTCAAGTGCTTTCGCCTCAACACTCCCCCGCCTGTCATGTCagcctgccctgctcctccGGCCAGACCTGACCCCTTTAGGTCAGGGTCATACCCCACCAGGGACCTGGGTTGTTCAACCTGGAGAAGAAACCCTAATTACTGCCATCAAGCCGACAGACCAAGGCCCAGATCCAAGAAGAGTCAGTCAGTCATCGAGCTAACCCTGGAAGAGGACCAAGCTATTACTAACTTGCTAACGCTTCATCACCAGCAGCACATTCACACAGATGGACTTCCTGTCCATGCTATTCAAAAGGACCTCCACGAAAATGGGGTTTTGTCAGTGGCCAACATGACCCCAGACCACCAGACATCCCTCAGCCATACACCGTTGGATCAGTCCGCTGTCACTGAGGGGATGAGGGCCTCTCACAGAGACAGACCGCTCCATTCGGTTGCCATTTTCAGGGGTGAGCGGCACCGAGAGACGTTGGGGTCTTCTGTGGAGATGGAGGCAGCTGACGCCCTGCTGAGACTGGGTGAGAACTGA
- the zpax4 gene encoding zona pellucida protein AX 4: protein MVRFGFEDHRGFHFLSSHQTAVCGYTALYNHHGDLVFRASFLACHVDNQQDSEYSLRLWLQNTQVNGEVAVYPFRLRCFTLWPWGVREVACEENYMEVSIQRPVLTVFSHGQEKVLLPHYGSGEKSEKELNWTVMFHRAGADPEDTRPRSLVEASTLGYHLSESGSRIVLRCPYSSPLSYTLKDKGVELDVVSATILYPLLGTVLVIDATVACTMNEPTVEGSHLLWSIPLFLFPLAPGGVSKDRGIRIGLETRALSEREIKDKGFEIGLRDGMVEIRIPFGTEGGHIESGVVDGQYSQSMSVNLFYVHQWEDKHWPLTQLRSHRLLKTPYIPLPLTLINHTVVSQRVFSVSLGTFLPDVDLQSLTVGDTLVWTQCQSQNEVEVDLIPHPNGSHSYRLHVPFSYPHVLHKDVGDGYISYTLPLVFTLFVSARDQVFHHADIIVSRVLEQPAPEGLRLEGLCTERGLLVLLHQGARELQWELFLGPNRIDWKLIETGGFTVETKQDLVSVEIPLFSPGMTYEELSLQGLVAKVEVSLIDVDSLKVKDSLVQRCAFPVRELLVCLPEGRMVAVVDTTHSIPPTPPNRTTLLDPSCVPEETDSARALFSFGLDSCGTTVTTEGDFLVYENQVRYAQQLLPTDDPLIHRDSPYRLTIQCRYPADDTVTGSVYHRGNSTSLLSNLLLSRARREDCPREVTSHFGWIEIGLDQTRLDYLEG from the exons ATGGTCCGCTTTGGCTTTGAAG ACCACCGTGGATTTCACTTTCTGTCCAGCCATCAGACTGCAGTCTGCGGCTACACAGCGCTCTATAATCACCATGGTGATCTGGTATTCCGTGCCTCGTTCCTGGCATGCCACGTTGACAACCAG CAGGACAGTGAGTACAGTCTACGGTTGTGGTTGCAAAACACGCAGGTAAATGGGGAAGTGGCTGTTTACCCCTTCCGGCTCCGCTGCTTCACCTTGTGGCCATGGGGAGTACGAGAGGTGGCCTGTGAGGAGAACTACATGGAG GTGTCCATCCAGCGTCCAGTTTTAACTGTCTTTTCTCACGGACAAGAGAAGGTTCTGCTGCCCCATTAT GGGTCTGGAGAGAAGTCAGAAAAGGAATTGAACTGGACTGTGATGTTCCACAGAGCAGGAGCCGACCCAGAAGACACCCGGCCCAGATCCCTGGTTGAGGCCAGTACCCTGGGCTACCACCTGTCTGAGTCTGGCTCTCGTATCGTTCTCCGTTGCCCCTACTCCTCTCCCCTATCCTACACCCTGAAG GATAAAGGGgtggaattggatgtggtcagTGCCACCATCTTGTACCCTCTGCTAGGCACTGTTCTCGTTATCGATGCCACTGTGGCTTGCACCATGA ATGAGCCCACAGTAGAAGGGTCCCACCTGCTGTGGTCTATCCCCCTGTTCCTCTTCCCCCTGGCCCCTGGGGGTGTCTCTAAGGACAGGGGCATCAGGATAGGGTTGGAGACCCGGGCCctcagcgagagagagatcaaggaCAAGGGCTTTGAGATTGGCCTGAGGGACGGGATGGTGGAGATCCGGATTCCCTTTGGCACCGAGGGTGGGCATATTGAG AGTGGTGTGGTGGACGGCCAGTACTCCCAGTCCATGTCTGTCAACCTCTTCTATGTGCACCAGTGGGAGGACAAACACTGGCCCCTCACACAGCTCCGCTCTCACCGGCTCCTCAAGACCCCCTACATTccactccccctcaccctcatcAACC ACACCGTAGTCTCCCAGCGCGTGTTCTCGGTCAGTCTGGGTACGTTTCTTCCTGACGTGGACCTCCAGAGCCTCACCGTGGGTGACACCCTGGTCTGGACCCAGTGCCAGAGCCAGAACGAGGTGGAGGTGGACCTCATCCCCCACCCCAATGGGTCACACTCCTACCGGCTACACGTCCCCTTCTCATACCCGCATGTCCTGCACAaa GATGTGGGTGACGGTTACATTAGTTACACCCTCCCTCTCGTCTTTACCCTGTTCGTCTCTGCTCGTGACCAAGTCTTCCACCATGCAGACATCATTGTCAGTCGTGTGCTAGAACAGCCAG CCCCGGAGGGCCTCCGACTGGAGGGGCTGTGTACTGAGAGGGGCCTCCTGGTGCTGCTGCACCAGGGGGCCCGGGAACTGCAGTGGGAGCTCTTCCTGGGGCCCAACCGGATTGACTGGAAACTGATTGAGACGGGAGGTTTCACAGTGGAGACCAAGCAGGATCTAGTCAGTGTGGAGATCCCTCTCTTCAGCCCTGGCATGACCTATGAG GAACTGAGTTTGCAAGGTCTGGTTGCCAAAGTAGAGGTGAGCCTGATTGATGTGGACTCTCTGAAGGTGAAGGATAGCCTTGTCCAACGCTGTGCTTTTCCTGTCAGGGAGCTACTGG TGTGCTTACCAGAAGGGAGGATGGTGGCAGTGGTGGACACCACACACTCAATCCCGCCCACTCCACCCAACCGCACCACCTTATTGGACCCCAGCTGTGTCCCTGAGGAAACAGACAGTGCCAGGGCCCTATTCAGTTTTGGTTTGGACTCCTGCGGTACCACCGtaact ACAGAAGGTGACTTTCTAGTGTATGAAAACCAGGTGAGATATGCCCAGCAGCTTCTACCCACAGATGACCCTCTGATACACAGAGACTCCCCCTACAG GTTGACTATTCAGTGTCGCTATCCTGCCGATGACACTGTCACTGGCTCTGTCTATCACCGAGGAAACTCAACTTCTCTCCTCTCAAACCTGCTGTTGAGCCGAGCTCGTAGAGAGGACTGTCCTCG GGAAGTGACAAGTCATTTTGGATGGATCGAAATTGGCCTGGACCAG ACACGTCTGGACTACCTTGAAGGATGA
- the si:dkey-19b23.7 gene encoding uncharacterized protein si:dkey-19b23.7 — MSTGSKREREQRRKLQLFLTDLALLGSLQGFRYFQPWLRGREELLLTVVNEDLGWRSPGFAVSAASSDSSSSRTSSSSSTYSLASHASNNASPSSHASSPLPDGPGARRSQPSTLYTPRPLSQADRDHSSEAHLLPASPSEREIAVPEVNCTLFLLAGYAKYGRPYAWIRSNHERLVNIGGTDALVKDTPMKLKSVTDWQTQEIRIWDVVSELVCLCTVPSPSNPLALDMRYLKSLPLTEGFLVTGALLNFLEMYAVHGNRDELHYDKVIEEVKSLRRLHVQTLLEVQRQRGTTRPASSPTTGASSEDE; from the exons ATGAGCACGGGCAGC aagcgagagagggagcagaggagaaaacTGCAGCTCTTTCTGACCGACCTGGCCTTGCTTGGATCACTGCAG GGTTTCAGGTATTTCCAGCCTTGGcttagagggagagaagagctTCTTCTAACAGTAGTCAATGAGGACTTG GGTTGGCGTTCCCCGGGGTTTGCGGTGTCGGCAGCCTCCTCCGACAGCAGCAGTAGCAGAACCTCATCCAGCAGTAGCACCTACAGCCTAGCTAGCCATGCTAGCAACAACGCCAGCCCCTCTAGCCACGCCAGCTCTCCCCTGCCTGATGGGCCAGGGGCACGGAGGTCACAACCCAGCACGCTGTACACACCGAGACCTCTGTCACAGGCCGACAG GGACCACAGCAGTGAggcccacctcctccctgcctctcccagtGAGAGGGAGATTGCTGTGCCT GAAGTAAACTGCACCCTTTTCCTGTTGGCCGGCTATGCCAAATATGGCCGCCCGTACGCTTGGATACGGTCTAACCACGAGCGCCTGGTTAACATTGGTGGTACTGATGCACTGGTCAAGGACACTCCGATGAAACTCAAGTCTGTCACAGACTGGCAAACGCAAG AAATCAGGATATGGGATGTCGTGAGTGAGTTGGTGTGTCTCTGCACCGTTCCTTCCCCCTCCAACCCGCTGGCCCTCGACATGCGCTACCTGAAAAGCCTTCCCCTCACTGAAGGTTTCCTAGTCACCGGGGCCCTCCTCAACTTCCTGGAGATGTACGCCGTCCACGGCAACCGAGATGAACTGCATTATGATAAAG TCATAGAGGAGGTGAAGAGTCTGAGAAGACTCCATGTCCAGACTCTGCTAGAGGTCCAGCGACAGAGAGGCACCACCAGGCCCGCCTCTAGCCCAACAACAGGGGCCTCCTCTGAGGACGAGTGA
- the si:dkey-19b23.8 gene encoding low density lipoprotein receptor adapter protein 1 encodes MKLLQDRSSECSYTSLDVWRSVKRTEERFISVHTPPLASPCVTLDLKPTLKPTIMSLSTFHLMQTLKNSPAALRRHFQRDRTESLSHGDPLFKVHYLGTEKIFSLDRDQAQDAISRLLEGAANGKKLSKDHALVVRPRYVEVKELSTGRQLTKTYLQDIAYCAADTNRPNVFLYICKQRGQQLQCRVFWCSRAERARDMTACLAQSFQQALSAWQQDDTATLAHGEGKSKGGEEMTSSPSIPRSCSTLPASLGKVRWKKRGSLSHSPLRAITRRGSTSESWN; translated from the exons ATGAAACTGTTGCAAG ATCGGAGCAGTGAATGCAGCTACACCTCACTGGACGTGTGGAGAAGTGTGAAACGGACTGAAGAGCGCTTCATCTCTGTCCATACTCCACCGCTAGCCAGCCCTTGTGTGACCCTTGACCTCAAACCCACCCTGAAGCCAACCATCATGTCTCTGAGCACGTTCCACCTGATGCAGACCCTCAAGAACTCCCCGGCGGCCCTGCGACGCCACTTCCAGCGGGACCGCACAGAGTCTTTGTCCCACGGCGACCCGCTATTCAAGGTCCACTACCTGGGCACGGAAAAGATTTTCTCCCTGGACCGTGACCAGGCCCAGGACGCTATAAGCCGCCTGTTAGAAGGGGCTGCCAACGGCAAGAAGCTGAGCAAAGATCACGCCCTTGTGGTACGCCCGCGATATGTGGAGGTCAAGGAACTGAGCACGGGCCGACAGCTCACCAAAACCTACCTGCAGGACATTGCCTACTGTGCCGCTGATACCAACCGCCCCAACGTCTTTCTCTACATCTGTAAGCAGCGCGGGCAGCAGCTGCAGTGCAGGGTGTTCTGGTGTAGCCGGGCGGAGCGGGCACGGGACATGACCGCCTGCCTGGCACAGTCTTTCCAACAGGCGCTGAGTGCCTGGCAGCAGGACGACACGGCCACGCTCGCCCATGGAGAGGGGAAGtcgaaagggggagaggagatgacgtCGAGCCCCAGCATCCCTAGGAGCTGTAGCACGCTACCCGCCAGTCTAGGAAAAG TGCGCTGGAAGAAGAGGGGCTCCTTGTCTCACAGTCCCCTCAGGGCCATCACAAGGAGGGGGTCCACTTCTGAAAGCTGGAACTGA
- the LOC124487049 gene encoding thialysine N-epsilon-acetyltransferase-like isoform X2, giving the protein MDFTIRAATLEDCKDIARMILELAEYEKVSDQVKITQRDLEQDGFSKNPFFHGIIAEVPEQHRTKEGHSKVGYALYFFSYSSWKGRAVYMEDLYVMPEFRGKGIGKALMSKVAQLGLAAGCTQLNFAVLDWNKASLDFYMSQGCFDVTADLGYHCMRCEGEQLERLAQP; this is encoded by the exons ATGGATTTCACAATTCGTGCTGCAACACTCGAAGACTGCAAAGACATTGCGAGGATGATCTTG GAACTGGCTGAATATGAGAAAGTGTCAGATCAGGTGAAAATCACACAAAGAG ACCTGGAGCAGGATGGGTTCTCCAAAAACCCGTTCTTCCACGGTATCATCGCTGAGGTGCCAGAGCAACACAGAACCAAAGAAG GGCATTCAAAGGTGGGCTATGCCCTCTACTTCTTCTCCTACAGCTCGTGGAAGGGCAGGGCTGTGTATATGGAGGATCTGTACGTGATGCCAGAGTTCAGAG GTAAAGGGATTGGCAAGGCACTGATGAGCAAAGTGGCTCAG TTGGGCCTGGCTGCTGGCTGCACTCAGCTGAACTTTGCTGTTTTGGACTGGAACAAAGCATCTCTGGACTTCTACATGAGCCAGGGCTGTTTTGATGTGACTGCGGACCTGGGCTACCACTGCATGCGCTGTGAGGGGGAACAGCTTGAACGCCTGGCACAGCCTTAA
- the LOC124487049 gene encoding diamine acetyltransferase 1-like isoform X1, whose product MDFTIRAATLEDCKDIARMILELAEYEKVSDQVKITQRDLEQDGFSKNPFFHGIIAEVPEQHRTKEGHSKVGYALYFFSYSSWKGRAVYMEDLYVMPEFRGKGIGKALMSKVAQVRETAHRGNVLVVYFHAMMLCYHCSFMLASGCMYYYVCVCLFVYVEENLFVLPAQFCRICPEAFAYTISFFYGNTINP is encoded by the exons ATGGATTTCACAATTCGTGCTGCAACACTCGAAGACTGCAAAGACATTGCGAGGATGATCTTG GAACTGGCTGAATATGAGAAAGTGTCAGATCAGGTGAAAATCACACAAAGAG ACCTGGAGCAGGATGGGTTCTCCAAAAACCCGTTCTTCCACGGTATCATCGCTGAGGTGCCAGAGCAACACAGAACCAAAGAAG GGCATTCAAAGGTGGGCTATGCCCTCTACTTCTTCTCCTACAGCTCGTGGAAGGGCAGGGCTGTGTATATGGAGGATCTGTACGTGATGCCAGAGTTCAGAG GTAAAGGGATTGGCAAGGCACTGATGAGCAAAGTGGCTCAGGTAAGGGAGACGGCACACCGAGGCAATGTGTTAGTGGTCTACTTTCATGCAATGATGTTGTGTTACCACTGCAGTTTTATGCTTGCCTCTGgatgtatgtattattatgtatgtgtgtgtttgtttgtgtatgtggagGAGAATCTGTTTGTTTTACCCGCACAATTTTGTCGTATCTGTCCTGAAGCATTTGCTTATACAATATCATTCTTCTATGGGAACACAATTAACCCCTAA